TAGAGGACCGGCCGGCTGACTTCTTCGGCTACCGCCCGCGCAATTTCGACATGAGCTATCAGGGTGACGTCAGCGTGCGCCAAGCGCTGCAACTGTCTCTGAATGTGCCAGCGATCCGGCTCCTCGACGCGGTAGGGCCCGCGCGACTGATGGTGCGCTTCCGCCGCGCCGACGTGCGGCCGAAGCTTCCTCCGAGCGAGACGCCGGGACTAGCTATAGGCCTAGGCGGCGTCGGCATCACCTTGCGCGAGCTCGTCCAGCTCTATGCAGGCCTTGCCAATCGCGGCTGGCCGGTGCGGCTCGGAGACGGCATAGAGGGCAAAGCGGGATTGATCGATGGCGAGCCGCTTCTCTCGCCCGTTGCCACGTGGCAAGTCGCCGATATCCTCTCGGCGGTGTTGCCGCCGGCCGGCAGCCGCCAGCGCGGCATCGCCTACAAGACCGGCACCAGCTACGGCTACCGCGATGCTTGGTCCGTCGGGTTCGACGGCCGCCATGTACTCGGCGTCTGGGTCGGCCGGCCCGACAATGGTGCCGTACCGGGCTTGACCGGTTACGGCGCGGCGGCGCCGATCCTCTTCGAAGCCTTTACCAAAGCCGGGATTGCGATCACGCCGCTACCCGACGCGCCCGGTGGCGCCGTCCGCCTCTCCCAGGCGGATCTACCGATCAGCCAGCGACGTTTTTCCATGACGGCGAGCGGTCTGCTGACGGCGTCGATCCGCGAGGCCGCGCCACAGATCGTCTTTCCGCCGGAAGGCGCCCGCGTCGAGCTCGGCGGAAGCGGCGGCAGCGCAATGATGCCGCTGACGTTGAAGCTACAAGGCGGCCGTGCGCCTTTCCGCTGGCTTGCGAATGGCCGCCCGCTGCCGGAGGTTACCCGGCGCCGTGTCAGCCAGTGGCTTCCTGACGGCGGCGGCTATTCCACACTGACGGTCATCGACGCGCTCGGGCGAGCAGCCAGCGTTCGCGTGTTCGTCGAGTAACGAGCATGCGCTACGTCAACGCCCGGTTTACAAGCTTTTGCGCCACCGGCCGGAAGGCGTAGCCTGTCCGGCCGATGAAGCTATCCTCGTTTCAGGCTGACAAGGCGGTCTTTGTGCCGGTCCTTGCGACTCGCGGGTCGGCGTATTCACGACAAGCGGCATGCCCGCCTCTAGGCAAGCGGCAATGAACGCTTCCCGCGCCACTGCGGCCGGCGTCATGCGGTTAAGCGCACGCTGGCAGGTACGCACCGCTCGCTCATAGCGCTCTCCCTTGCGCAGCGGCCATTCGTTCTCCAGAAAGTCGAGAGCCTCATAAACGGAGGTGAAGGTACGCGTCAGACCGTTCGAAAGGCGCACCGTGAGGGGGATGGTCCAGGGAATCTCATTGAGAAGCATTTTTCCTCCTTTCACATGCCGTCAATGGATTGACACACAGAGAAATATTGGCGCTCCCAGCGCAAATTCAAGAACCGGGAAAGCTATATTGCGCAGCAACTTATGCGGCTTCGCTCTACCGGTTCCGAGAGGATTTTCGGTTCTTTTGCCGGCACGCCGAAGCTCAAGCAGGATACCCCTTGAAACCGCGATCCGACTAACTAAATCGAGGGTGCGAGCCGCCTTTTCAGGGGCTCGCAGTCGGGGAGCGCCGGTCTCTTCGGCGCTCCTCATCGTCCATGTTGCTCAAGGAGGATATGGCTATGAGAACAAGCTTCGATTTCTCGCCCCTGTCACGCTCCAGCGTGGGCTTCGATCACCTCTTCGACCTGCTCGACTCAGCAAGTCGCATGGCGCCCTCCGACAATTGGCCGCCTTACGACATCATGCGCACCGGAGAGAACCAGTACCGCATCGCCATGTCGGTCGCCGGCTTCGCACCCGACGAAATCACCATCACGCATGAGCAGCAGCTTCTGACCGTGAGCGGTGAGAAAGCCGGAGAAGAAGAAGCCGAATACCTCTATCGCGGTATCGCCGCTCGCAACTTCGAGCGACGCTTCCAGCTTGCCGACTACGTGACCGTAACCGGCGCGAACCTCGCCAACGGTCTCTTGACGATCGATCTCGTCCGCGAGCTGCCCGAACAGATGAAGCCGCGTCGCATCGAGATCCAGCAGACCGAAATGCTGCCCTCCGGCGACGGCAAGAAGCAGATCGAGGGCGAAAAGCACGCTGCATAAGAGCAGTGGGCGACGCAACCCCGATCCCGCCGAAGAGCCGGCGGCGGCCGGCCCTTCGGCTCGACAAGTGGTTAGGGCGGGATTCTCGATCCCGCTCCAGCGAGAAGAAAGGAACCGACCGATGAATGTACGTGATCTCATTCCATGGGGCCGCGGACAGGCACAGGTCCCCGCGTCCTATCGCGACAGTGATCGCAATCCTTTCCTGGCATTGCACCGGGAAATGAACAGGCTGTTCGATGACGTTTTCCGTAGCTTCGACACACGCCTGCCCTTGGCTTACGGCGACCTTTCAGGCTTCGGCGGTTGGCCGAGCGTGGAAGTCTCCGATCGGGACAAGGAAATCAAGGTAACAGCCGAACTGCCGGGGCTTGAGGAGAAGGACATCGAACTCTCCATGGCCGATGGCGTGCTGACGCTGCGGGGAGAAAAGCGGGCCGAGACCGAGGATCAGGAACATCAGTTCTCCGAGCGCTACTACGGTCGTTTCGAGCGGCGCATCCCGCTCGGATACGACATAGACGAGGGCAAGGTGAACGCCACATTCAAGAATGGCCTCCTGACGGTCACGCTACCCAAGACCGAACAGGTCCAGGCCAAGACCAAACGCATCGCCATCAACAGTCAATAGTTCGTAGTGGGTGAGCCAAAGATATGGCGGCCTTCGGTTCACCCGCCACTCGCCGATCTTCCGGACGGAAATACCCTTGCTGCACAGCGCATTAGCACTCTCCGCTGGAGAGTGCTAAAATTTTCTCTGCCCCTCTTGAATTCGCTTTTCGGCAAACCAGATCAAACGTGCCGGTCGCCAAAACAAGGGGGCAGGCCCGTCCGGACTGGTCAACGGTCCGGCGGAGCGGGTTTTTCGCTTTGTTTGTCCAGGAGGAAGACATGAAGTTCCAACCGCTCCATGACCGCATTCTCGTCCGCCGTCTCTCATCCGAGGAGAAAACCAAAGGCGGCATCATCATTCCCGACACAGCCAAGGAGAAGCCGCAGGAAGGCGAGGTGATCGCCGCAGGTCCTGGCGCGCGCAACGAGCAGGGCCAGCTCGTCGAACTCGACGTGAAGGTCGGAGATCGCGTGCTGTTCGGCAAGTGGTCCGGCACGGAGATCAAGATCGAAGGGGAGGACTTGCTGATCCTGAAGGAAGCCGACGTGCTCGGCGTCATCGAGGACCTGGGCAGCGAAAAGAAGGTCGCCTGAGACCGCTCGGCCCATCGAAGTCAGTGAAGGAGTGAACCATGGCTGTCAAAGACGTAAAATTCCATACCGACGCCCGTGAACGCATGCTGCGAGGCGTCGACACGCTTGCCAATGCGGTCAAGGTGACGCTTGGACCCAAAGGCCGCAACGTCGTCATCGACAAGTCCTTCGGCGCACCGCGGATCACCAAGGACGGTGTTACGGTCGCCAAGGAGATCGAACTCGAGGACAAGTTCGAGAACATGGGCGCGCAGATGCTGCGCGAGGTCGCCTCCCGAACGAGCGAAATCGCCGGCGACGGCACCACGACCGCAACGGTGCTGGCACAGGCGATCGTCAGGGAGGGCGCCAAGGCGGTTGCCTCGGGTATGAACCCTATGGACCTCAAACGCGGCATCGATCTCGCGGTCGATAAGCTCGTCAGCGAACTGAAGGGCAATGCGCGCCAGGTTTCCAAGAATGAGGAAATCGCCCAGGTCGGCACGATCTCGGCCAACGGCGACGCGGAAATCGGTCGCTATCTCGCCGAGGCGATGGAAAAGGTCGGCAACGAGGGCGTGATCACCGTCGAAGAGGCAAAAACCGCCGAGACCGAACTCGAAGTGGTCGAAGGCATGCAGTTCGACCGCGGTTACATCTCTCCCTATTTCATAACCAATCAGGATAAGATGCGGGCGGAATTCGAAGATCCCTACATCCTCATCCACGAGAAGAAGCTCTCGAACCTGCAGGCGATGCTGCCCGTCCTCGAAGCGGTCGTCCAATCGGGCAAGCCGCTTCTCATCATCGCCGAAGACGTCGAGGGCGAGGCGCTCGCCACCCTTGTTGTCAATAAGTTGCGCGGCGGCCTGAAGGTGGCTGCCGTCAAGGCGCCCGGCTTCGGCGACCGGCGCAAGGCCATGCTGGAAGACATCGCCATCCTGACCGGCGGCTCGGTCATCTCCGAGGACCTCGGCATCAAGCTCGAGAATGTCACTCTCGACATGCTCGGCCGTGCCAAGAGAGTCTCGATCGAGAAGGAGAATACGACGATCATCAATGGTGCCGGTTCGAAGGCCGATATCGATGGCCGTATCACCCAGATCAAGGCGCAGATCGAGGAAACGACCTCGGATTACGACCGGGAGAAGCTGCAGGAGCGGCTCGCCAAGTTGGCGGGCGGTGTCGCAGTGATCCGTGTCGGCGGCTCGACCGAAGTCGAGGTCAAAGAGCGCAAGGATCGGGTCGACGACGCGCTGCATGCAACGCGCGCTGCCGTCGAGGAAGGTATCCTGCCGGGTGGCGGCGTCGCTCTCCTGCGCGTCGTCACGACGCTCGGAGACGTGCCGACGGCGAATGACGACCAGCGGGTCGGCGTCGAGATCGTCCGCCGCGCGATAGAGGCCCCCGTGCGCCAGATCGCTGAAAATGCCGGCGCCGAGGGCTCGATCATCGTCGGCAAGCTGCGCGAGAAAACGGACTTCGCCTATGGCTGGAACGCTCAGACGGGCGAATTCGGCGATCTCTTCTCGATGGGCGTGATTGACCCGGCCAAGGTCGTCCGCACGGCTCTCCAGGATGCGGCCTCCATCGCGGGTCTGCTGGTCACCACCGAGGCAATGATCGCCGAGAAGCCCAAGAAGGAGGCGCCGCCCGCCATGCCGCCCGGCGGCGGAATGGACTTCTGAGTCCGCGTTCGATCCGCGTGCGAAGAAGCAAGGGAGCGCCCCTCATCCGGCCTGCCTGCCACCTTCTCCCCGCAAGCGGGGCGAAGGAGACTCGCGGCGGCGCCTCGCTAAAAGTCCCCTCTCCCCGCTCGCGGGGAGAGGGCTAGTCCTCGGGTTAAACCCGAGGAGAGGGGCATTCCCACGCCAGATCAGCCTCTTAAACGATATTCTTTACCTTCCTGAAGAATACGCTCGCCTCCCCTGGCGAGGCGCTATGCCATCACCACAGCCTCAGCCGGCTGGGCTCTCGCCTCCGCGGGAGCGCCTTTCATCGGCCGCCCGACAACATAGACTTCGGCCACCGATCGGTCGTCGCCCATTGTCTGCAGCACGAAGAGTTCTTCTGCCAGAGACGATGCCACCTGCATTCTGAGTTCCATCGCCGGTTTGGCGCGGCTGTCGAGGATGACGATATCTGCATCTGCGCCGACATGCAGCGAGCCGATCCGATCTTCGAGGTCGAGGGCGCGCGCATTGCCGAGCGTCATCATGTAGAAGGAATTGAGGGGGGAAAGCCGTTGGCCCTGCAGATGCAGCACCTTGTAGGCCTCATCCATGGTCTCCAACATCGAGAAGCTTGTCCCCGCGCCGACATCGGTCGCGACCGAATGACGGGCGCCGAGCTTGTCGAAGCGGTCGCGGTCGAAGAGGCCACTGCCGAGAAAAAGATTGGAGGTCGGGCAGAAGACGCCGACGGCGCCCGTCTCGGCCAACACCGATATTTCCCGGTCGCTCAGGTGAATGCAGTGGCCGAGCAAGGTCTTGCGGCCAAGCAGCTCATAGCGCGCATAGATGTCGGTATAGTCCTGTGCCTCCGGATAAAGCGAAGTGGCGAAGGTGATCTCGTCCCTGTTTTCGGAGAGATGCGTCTGAACGTAGCAATCCGGATGTTCCGCGACGAGCGCCCGGCTCATCTCCATCTGTTCGGGCGTCGAGGTAATGGCAAAACGCGGGCTGATCGCGTAATGCGCGCGGCCGCGCCCGTGCCACCTGGCAATGAGTTGCTTCGTTTCGTCATAGCCCCTCTCCGGCGTGTCGCGCAGCGCTTCGGGGGCATTGCGGTCCATCATCACCTTGCCGCCGATCATCAGCATGTTTCGCTCCTCGGCCGCGGTGAAGAAAGCATTGACGCTTTCCGGATGCACCGAGCAATAGGCAACGGCCGTCGTCGTGCCGTTCGAAAGAAGCTCGTCCATGAAGCGGCCGGCAATAAAGGCCGCGTGCTCAGGCGCCCTGAATTTCTGCTCCTCGACGAAAATATAGGTGTTCAGCCATTCGAGAAGCTGTGCGCCATAGGAGGCGATCGCCTGCGTCTGTGGGAAATGCAGGTGAGTGTCGATCAATCCGGGCAGGACTAGATGCGGTCGATGGTCTGCGATTTGCACGCCGCTGTCCGCCTGTTTCGCCACGTCGCCATAGGGGCCGACTGCGGCGATTTTGCCGCTGCTGACAAGCACGGCGCCATCTTCGAGGAAGCGGTAGGACGATGTGTCGTCGATGCCCTCGGGCTCCCGGATGAAGGTCAGCACCCGGCCGCGGATCAGCAAATCGCTCATTGAATTTTTCCTTCCTTCACGGCGGTCTCGTACCAGGCGGTGAGCAATTGCCGTTCTTCCTCGGTGACCCCGGTGACATTGGCGGGCGGCATCGCATGCGAGCGCCCCGCTTGGAGGTAGATCTCGCGAGCATGCGCGACGATGTCGCCATCAGTTTCAAGGACGACGCCCTTCGGTGGCACGATGATGCCCTCCCAGCCGGGCTCCTGCGCGTGGCACATGGAACAGCGGCCAAGCACCGTATCGCGGACTTTCGAGAAATCCGGCGACGCGATGACGGCCTCACCGGCCGTGGAAGCCCTCGCCTCCCCGCCTTCGGAGAGAACCTTGGGCACGGTGGAAAGCCACATGATGACGATGAAAAGGAGCACCGTGACGAGCCACGTCCAGGTCGGGCTGCCGGCGCGGGCATGCCGCGTGTTGAACCAGTGGCGGATGGTGACGCCCATCAGGAAGACCAGCGAGGCGATGATCCAGTTGTATTGAGTGCCGAAGGCGAGCGGATAGTGGTTCGACAGCATCAGGAACAGGACAGGCAACGTCAGGTAGTTGTTGTGTGTCGAGCGCTGCTTCGCCTGTTTGCCGAGCGCCGGATCGGGCGTGCGGCCGGCGATCAGGTCGGCAACGACCTTCTTCTGGTTCGGAATGATGATGAAGAACACGTTGGCCGACATGATCGTCGCCGTGAAGGCGCCGAGGTGCAGGTAGGCGGCGCGCCCGGTAAAAAGCTGGGTATAGCCCCAGGCGACGGCGACGAGCACGAAGTAGAGCAGCACCATCAGCCGCGTGTTGTCGTTTCCGAGCGGCGAGCGACAGATCGTGTCATAGGCGACCCAGCCAAAGGCAAGCGAGGCGAGCGAGATGGCGATCGCCGTCGGCTTCGACACGTCGAGCACGTTCGGATCGATCAGATAAAGATCCGCGCCGGCGTAGTAGACGAGTGCCAGCATGCCGAAGCCCGAAAGCCAGGTGACATAGGATTCCCATTTGAACCAGGTGAGGTGCTCGGGCATGTTTTCCGGCGCCACCAGGTATTTCTGGATATGATAGAAGCCGCCGCCATGGACCTGCCACTCCTCGCCATGGGCGCCAACGGGCAGACCGGGGCGCTGCCTGAGGCCGAGATCAAGCGCGACGAAATAGAAGGATGAACCGATCCAGGCGATGCCGGTGATGACATGCAGCCACCTCACCGCAAATGTCAGCCAGTCCCAGGCGATCGCGTATTCGTACATTGAGGCCTCCCATTTCTTTGGGCTGCATTATGTGTCATTGCTTGCGGGGGCGAGAACGCTGCGAGATCACCAACTCTTTCAAAAAAAACTATAAAATGGCCGAGCCGAGAGCACGGTAATCTGGCCACGAGGAGCAGAGGCGGGAGCATGTCCTATCTCGATAATGTGCGCGTTTTCGTGCGCGTGGTGGAACTTGGAACGCTGTCGGCCGCAGGCCGCGATCAGCGCGTCACACCGGCCGTTGCCAGCAACAGGATCAAGGAACTGGAGCGGCATATGGGAGTGCGCCTGTTCAATCGCACCACGCGCAAGTTGACCCCGACCGAGCACGGCCGCGTCTTCTATGAAGGCGCCGTCAAGATTCTCGAAGCGGTGAACGAAGCTGAGAGCGCCATCGCCGATCTTTCGCGCAATCCCAAAGGCGCGCTGAAGATCACCGCGCCGCTCGGCATCGGCCGGCGACTGATCGCCCCCGGCATCCCCGAATTCCACGACCGCTATCCCGACATCGAGGTGCGGCTGCGCCTTTCCGACCACAACGTCGATATCCTGAGCGAGGGCGTCGACGTTGCGTTCAAGCTCGGCATTCTCGAGGATTCGAACCTTCGCATGCGCGGCATCATGAATTGCGATCGCGTGCTCTGCGGCTCGCCGGCCTATTTCGAAAGACGCGGCGTGCCCGCGACGCCCGACGAGTTGATCACCGAACGTCACGACTGTCTGTTGCTGCGCTATCCCGGCTCGAAGGAATATTACTGGACATTGCAGACGCCGGACGGCGTGCGCAAATTCGAAGTCGCCGGGCCCTATGATTCAGACGACGGCGACGTGTTGACCCAATGGGCGCTCGACGGCCGCGGCATCATCAACAAGCCGCTCTTCGAGGTGAAGCAGTACATCGACGAGGGCTCACTGGTGCCGATCCTGGACGAGACTCCGCCACTCAGCGCCCAGCTCGCGGCGATCTACCCGCATAAGCGCTTCCAGGATCCGAAGGTGCGGCTGATGATCGATTTCATGGCCGAGCGCTGTCAGCGGCTGATCGGCAAGGTGCTGGCTGAGCCTGCCGCGGCGCGGGGGCAGGAGCCCCGTGACTTAGACGAAGTCGAAACAGAGTTCTGAGGCGAATACGCGCCTGAACCCGCGTCAGCAAAGTTTGCACCACACCTTAGAAACCAGCGGGCGGAACAAAGTTCGGCCGCTGTAGATTTTCATCTTCATGAAGAACATGACGCTTGTTGCAGCATCGGTGATATCGGGGCTCTGTGCTACCGCCAGCGCTCAGGAGCTTCAGCCAGACGCCGTCAACAGGGCTTCTATTGCTTCCATCCCGTCAGAGCGACCCTCTGACGCCCCCACTCGACCGGACCCCGCCATCGTTCATCTCCAAGTTCTTCTGGATCGCGCTGGTTCATCTCCCGGGGTGATCGACGGCTACTACGGCGATAATGTCACCAAAGCGATCGCCGGTTTCGAGGCCATGCATAGCCTTCCCGCTGATGGAAAGCTGGACCCCGAGGTCATCGGCCGGCTTGCCGACGAAATGCCCCCCGTCCAGCCTTATGTCATCTCTGGAGACGACGCCAAAGATCTCGTCGATCGCATTCCCGACGACTACGCCGAGCAAGCCAGGATGGAACACCTCGGATATACAAGCGTCCCGGAGAAATTGTCCGAGCGGTTTCACATGGATGTCGACCTCCTCAAGGCGCTCAATTCCGGCTCGGCATTCGCCGTCGGGGACACGATATCCGTTGCGGCGCCCGGCGTCGCGAAGGAAGGCAAGGTCAAGCGGATAGAGGCGCGCAAAGGAGCGGGGCAGGTCCTCGCCTTTGCCGAGAACGGCACGCTGCTTGCGGCATATCCCGCCACGATCGGCAGCAACGAGACGCCGTCGCCTTCGGGCACGCACAAGGTCAAAGGTGTCGCTCGAATGCCCACCTATACCTACAACCCCGAAGTCAACTACCAACAGGGCGACAACACCGAGGTTCTAACGCTTCCCGGCGGCCCCAACGGCCCGGTTGGAACCGTATGGATCGATCTGTCGAAGCCGACCTACGGGATCCACGGCACGCCTGAACCGTCCCGCGTCGACAAGGACCCGTCGCATGGATGCATCCGCCTGGCAAACTGGGACGCAGAGGAACTGGCCGCGATGGTCAAGCCGGGGATTGTCGTCGAGATCACCGACTAGCCATCGGAGGCCGGCAGACATCGGGAGAACAGCGGCCCGGTTCCGACGTCCGAACCATGACCAAGAGCGCTCGGGCCGGCGGCGGAACCCGCCGTGATGTGTTTTGGCCGCATGGGCGGATCTTTTCACGTTGTTCGGATGTCGCAAAGGGGTGGAGAGCGGTCACCCGAGGCTGGCACATGGAACGGCCGAATTGCGGACATAGCGGTCGTTCCCGTCGGACAACTAACCGCGCGGAGCTTTGGGTCGCCAAGAGTGAACTACGGGGTCATATCGTCCAATACAAAGATTGGGATCTGGTTCAGCCGGCCCCGGATCGCGCACGCCCCACGATCGATCAGACGTTGTAGCACGATCGTCTCCTGTCCCTCGCGTGCGACCTCTTCGACGAGTGCGCCGCTAACGATCAGCCTGGTTCCGGTCGTGCGCGTCATCTCTTCGAGCCTGCATGCTACATTGACTGTATCGCCAGCAATCGTGCGCTCCACGCGCGGCACAACGCCAATACTTCCAATCGCCACCGCGCCGAAGTGTATCCCGATCCCAATTTGGACCGGCAGTCGACCACGCATGCCTCGCCTGGCATTCCATCGGGCCAGTTCTTCAAGCATTGAAAATCCGCACGCTAATGCAGACGTTGCCTTGCATGGAAAGAACCCATCGGTTCCGAATGCCGCCAATATCGCGTCTCCGGCGCGCTGGACAATCCATCCGCCATGAAGAGAGACCTGCTGAGCCATATGCTCGTGATAGCGGCGCAGGAAATCCATAGTGGTACTCGGAGGTACTCTTTCGGCCCAACTGGTGAACCCGACGATATCGGCAAACAATACGGCCGCCGTCGTAAGGTCTTCGCCCTCGACGTTTACGGTTCCGGCCCGAAATGTGGCCGGCCCGCCCGAGCAGAGTGCTCCTCCGTTAGCCGCCTCCAGTTTGTTGCGCATCGTTGCTCCTCTGCATAGGAACTCAGAGCCTTTAGGATGTCGTGACTTTGCTTGTCGCGCGAGCCATCTGGCGCTAACGTTTCTTTGCCTTCAGGGCAAAGCGCACCCTTCGCAGTAGCAAAGAATCGCTTGGGATGGAGAAGAGCTTCCAGGGCAGGAGAACTCCGTGGAAACCCACCAGATCCGATATTTCCTGGCCGCGTGCCAGACGCTCAATTTTTCCCGGGCGGCCGAACTATGCGAGGTCTCGGTTCCATCGTTAACCAAGTCCATCCACAAGCTGGAACAGCAACTCGGCGGTCATTTGTTCCGACGTGAACGGCACCTCACCCATTTGACTGATTTGGGCCGGCTCATGCATCAGCACTTTACTGAGGTGCAGAACGCGTTGGACGCCGCTAAGGCGGACGCTGAAAGATATGAGAACCTGCACAAAGCAAGACTCAAATTGGGCGTTTTCTCAACCATGCCTGGGAGGCATCTGACTTCTTACCTGAGAGCCCTGCGTGCTGCCGCCCCAGATCTTCGACTCAACATTTGGGAAACTAATTGCGAAGAACTCGGTTCGGCGCTGTTGGCCGGCGACATCGATGTCGCCTTCATGAGCGCCACGGGATATGGCGAACGACTGAGGGCTATACCGCTCTTTCAAGAACCCTATTTCATCGCTTTTGCGGC
The Ensifer sp. WSM1721 genome window above contains:
- the groL gene encoding chaperonin GroEL (60 kDa chaperone family; promotes refolding of misfolded polypeptides especially under stressful conditions; forms two stacked rings of heptamers to form a barrel-shaped 14mer; ends can be capped by GroES; misfolded proteins enter the barrel where they are refolded when GroES binds), whose amino-acid sequence is MAVKDVKFHTDARERMLRGVDTLANAVKVTLGPKGRNVVIDKSFGAPRITKDGVTVAKEIELEDKFENMGAQMLREVASRTSEIAGDGTTTATVLAQAIVREGAKAVASGMNPMDLKRGIDLAVDKLVSELKGNARQVSKNEEIAQVGTISANGDAEIGRYLAEAMEKVGNEGVITVEEAKTAETELEVVEGMQFDRGYISPYFITNQDKMRAEFEDPYILIHEKKLSNLQAMLPVLEAVVQSGKPLLIIAEDVEGEALATLVVNKLRGGLKVAAVKAPGFGDRRKAMLEDIAILTGGSVISEDLGIKLENVTLDMLGRAKRVSIEKENTTIINGAGSKADIDGRITQIKAQIEETTSDYDREKLQERLAKLAGGVAVIRVGGSTEVEVKERKDRVDDALHATRAAVEEGILPGGGVALLRVVTTLGDVPTANDDQRVGVEIVRRAIEAPVRQIAENAGAEGSIIVGKLREKTDFAYGWNAQTGEFGDLFSMGVIDPAKVVRTALQDAASIAGLLVTTEAMIAEKPKKEAPPAMPPGGGMDF
- a CDS encoding LysR family transcriptional regulator; translated protein: METHQIRYFLAACQTLNFSRAAELCEVSVPSLTKSIHKLEQQLGGHLFRRERHLTHLTDLGRLMHQHFTEVQNALDAAKADAERYENLHKARLKLGVFSTMPGRHLTSYLRALRAAAPDLRLNIWETNCEELGSALLAGDIDVAFMSATGYGERLRAIPLFQEPYFIAFAAGHRFERMNAVPLRDISGEPYIKRLHCEFPSNLSKLGVAPPYKDVQVRYMSEREDWIQLLVSAGLGCSVMPQFLPIIDGVLIRRLVEPEVSRQISIVTVAGRPHSKPVSIAVKIAQSLPWNIEGAQTPLTTPA
- a CDS encoding urate hydroxylase PuuD; this encodes MYEYAIAWDWLTFAVRWLHVITGIAWIGSSFYFVALDLGLRQRPGLPVGAHGEEWQVHGGGFYHIQKYLVAPENMPEHLTWFKWESYVTWLSGFGMLALVYYAGADLYLIDPNVLDVSKPTAIAISLASLAFGWVAYDTICRSPLGNDNTRLMVLLYFVLVAVAWGYTQLFTGRAAYLHLGAFTATIMSANVFFIIIPNQKKVVADLIAGRTPDPALGKQAKQRSTHNNYLTLPVLFLMLSNHYPLAFGTQYNWIIASLVFLMGVTIRHWFNTRHARAGSPTWTWLVTVLLFIVIMWLSTVPKVLSEGGEARASTAGEAVIASPDFSKVRDTVLGRCSMCHAQEPGWEGIIVPPKGVVLETDGDIVAHAREIYLQAGRSHAMPPANVTGVTEEERQLLTAWYETAVKEGKIQ
- a CDS encoding Hsp20/alpha crystallin family protein; protein product: MNVRDLIPWGRGQAQVPASYRDSDRNPFLALHREMNRLFDDVFRSFDTRLPLAYGDLSGFGGWPSVEVSDRDKEIKVTAELPGLEEKDIELSMADGVLTLRGEKRAETEDQEHQFSERYYGRFERRIPLGYDIDEGKVNATFKNGLLTVTLPKTEQVQAKTKRIAINSQ
- a CDS encoding L,D-transpeptidase — protein: MFMKNMTLVAASVISGLCATASAQELQPDAVNRASIASIPSERPSDAPTRPDPAIVHLQVLLDRAGSSPGVIDGYYGDNVTKAIAGFEAMHSLPADGKLDPEVIGRLADEMPPVQPYVISGDDAKDLVDRIPDDYAEQARMEHLGYTSVPEKLSERFHMDVDLLKALNSGSAFAVGDTISVAAPGVAKEGKVKRIEARKGAGQVLAFAENGTLLAAYPATIGSNETPSPSGTHKVKGVARMPTYTYNPEVNYQQGDNTEVLTLPGGPNGPVGTVWIDLSKPTYGIHGTPEPSRVDKDPSHGCIRLANWDAEELAAMVKPGIVVEITD
- a CDS encoding DUF982 domain-containing protein, with translation MLLNEIPWTIPLTVRLSNGLTRTFTSVYEALDFLENEWPLRKGERYERAVRTCQRALNRMTPAAVAREAFIAACLEAGMPLVVNTPTRESQGPAQRPPCQPETRIASSAGQATPSGRWRKSL
- a CDS encoding LysR family transcriptional regulator, with protein sequence MSYLDNVRVFVRVVELGTLSAAGRDQRVTPAVASNRIKELERHMGVRLFNRTTRKLTPTEHGRVFYEGAVKILEAVNEAESAIADLSRNPKGALKITAPLGIGRRLIAPGIPEFHDRYPDIEVRLRLSDHNVDILSEGVDVAFKLGILEDSNLRMRGIMNCDRVLCGSPAYFERRGVPATPDELITERHDCLLLRYPGSKEYYWTLQTPDGVRKFEVAGPYDSDDGDVLTQWALDGRGIINKPLFEVKQYIDEGSLVPILDETPPLSAQLAAIYPHKRFQDPKVRLMIDFMAERCQRLIGKVLAEPAAARGQEPRDLDEVETEF
- a CDS encoding Hsp20 family protein, producing MRTSFDFSPLSRSSVGFDHLFDLLDSASRMAPSDNWPPYDIMRTGENQYRIAMSVAGFAPDEITITHEQQLLTVSGEKAGEEEAEYLYRGIAARNFERRFQLADYVTVTGANLANGLLTIDLVRELPEQMKPRRIEIQQTEMLPSGDGKKQIEGEKHAA
- the guaD gene encoding guanine deaminase, coding for MSDLLIRGRVLTFIREPEGIDDTSSYRFLEDGAVLVSSGKIAAVGPYGDVAKQADSGVQIADHRPHLVLPGLIDTHLHFPQTQAIASYGAQLLEWLNTYIFVEEQKFRAPEHAAFIAGRFMDELLSNGTTTAVAYCSVHPESVNAFFTAAEERNMLMIGGKVMMDRNAPEALRDTPERGYDETKQLIARWHGRGRAHYAISPRFAITSTPEQMEMSRALVAEHPDCYVQTHLSENRDEITFATSLYPEAQDYTDIYARYELLGRKTLLGHCIHLSDREISVLAETGAVGVFCPTSNLFLGSGLFDRDRFDKLGARHSVATDVGAGTSFSMLETMDEAYKVLHLQGQRLSPLNSFYMMTLGNARALDLEDRIGSLHVGADADIVILDSRAKPAMELRMQVASSLAEELFVLQTMGDDRSVAEVYVVGRPMKGAPAEARAQPAEAVVMA
- the groES gene encoding co-chaperone GroES, whose translation is MKFQPLHDRILVRRLSSEEKTKGGIIIPDTAKEKPQEGEVIAAGPGARNEQGQLVELDVKVGDRVLFGKWSGTEIKIEGEDLLILKEADVLGVIEDLGSEKKVA
- a CDS encoding adenylate/guanylate cyclase domain-containing protein, giving the protein MRNKLEAANGGALCSGGPATFRAGTVNVEGEDLTTAAVLFADIVGFTSWAERVPPSTTMDFLRRYHEHMAQQVSLHGGWIVQRAGDAILAAFGTDGFFPCKATSALACGFSMLEELARWNARRGMRGRLPVQIGIGIHFGAVAIGSIGVVPRVERTIAGDTVNVACRLEEMTRTTGTRLIVSGALVEEVAREGQETIVLQRLIDRGACAIRGRLNQIPIFVLDDMTP